Within the Streptomyces sp. NBC_00554 genome, the region ACCACTCCAGCCGGAAGTTCAACCTCACCACCGCCCTGCGCCAGCCCTGGACGACCTGGACCGTCTGGCCCTTCTACGTCCCGCTCATCGCCCTCGGCGTGCATCCGGCGGCGCTCGCGTTCTGCTCGTCCGCGAACCTCGTGTACCAGTTCTGGATCCACACCGAGCGCATCGACAAGCTGCCCCGGGCCGTCGAGTTCGTCTTCAACACGCCCTCCCACCACCGCGTCCACCACGCCTCCCAAGGCGGCTATCTGGACCGCAACTTCGGGGGCATCCTCATCGTCTGGGACCGCCTCTTCGGGTCGTTCACCGAGGAGACCGAGCGGCCCGTCTACGGGCTCACCAAGAACATCTCCACGTACAACCCCCTGCGCGTCGCCACCCACGAGTACGCCGCCATCGCCAGGGACCTGAAGGCGGCGGGCAGTTGGCGCGAGCGGGCAGGGCGGGTCTTCCGCGGGCCCGGCTGGCAGCCCGCGCAGACGGCCGCTCCGAAGACGC harbors:
- a CDS encoding sterol desaturase family protein; this encodes MPNLPDVVLWSIPAFLLLTVIEMVSVRIHPDEDAAGYEAKDAATSVGMGLGSLAFDFLWKIPIVALYTAIYELTPLSVPVLWWTVPLMLLGQDFFYYWSHRGHHVIRILWACHVVHHSSRKFNLTTALRQPWTTWTVWPFYVPLIALGVHPAALAFCSSANLVYQFWIHTERIDKLPRAVEFVFNTPSHHRVHHASQGGYLDRNFGGILIVWDRLFGSFTEETERPVYGLTKNISTYNPLRVATHEYAAIARDLKAAGSWRERAGRVFRGPGWQPAQTAAPKTPVTEPVA